From a single Solenopsis invicta isolate M01_SB chromosome 6, UNIL_Sinv_3.0, whole genome shotgun sequence genomic region:
- the LOC120358180 gene encoding uncharacterized protein LOC120358180: protein MYFAEGGNTLYSGEVKKECNGISTERRTARLLSRRYALTATSYKYLEIGINVGPPSYVEIAIGDHQGRELILSVETWKGLYEQRWNISKLIRNDYKDNFISVGPLTIKVSVMNDVRLIRLESSNVYVTVIESTLHRMFSLYECINVMFERLVRIVDTVDVKYTQFLNIASNVMNQEKAIRESNIFDMRQLVDCELLALFFTA from the exons ATGTACTTTGCCGAGGGAGGTAACACATTGTACAGTggtgaagtgaagaaggaatgCAATGG cATTTCGACGGAGCGTCGTACAGCGCGCTTATTGAGCAGACGTTACGCTTTGACAGCTACGAGTTACAAGTATTTGGAGATTGGAATTAACGTCGGTCCACCGAGTTACGTGGAGATCGCCATAGGAGATCATCAAGGACGAGAATTGATACTGTCTGTTGAAACGTGGAAAGGTCTCTACGAGCAACGatggaatatttccaaattaattcggAATGACTACAAGGACAATTTTATAAGCGTCGGACCCTTAACAATCAAAGTTAGTGTGATGAATGACGTTAGGCTCATACGTCTCGAATCTTCTAACGTGTATGTGACAGTGATTGAATCCACGTTACATCGTATGTTCAGTTTGTACGAGTGTATCAACGTAATGTTCGAGCGCTTAGTTAGAATCGTTGATACAGTCGATGTTAAGTACACACAATTCTTAAACATTGCGTCCAATGTAATGAATCAAGAAAAAGCGATACGCGAGAGCAATATCTTCGATATGCGTCAACTCGTCGATTGTGAGctgttagctttattttttactgcataa